One genomic window of Novosphingobium aureum includes the following:
- a CDS encoding tyrosine-type recombinase/integrase: MSAVTPYTVQKFRGGYALVWYEGEKRHRRQLASMERSSADAEARQLWERANDSPWTVGRVVEAYIADLADKQAPSSQRRKDAWKAMRAFWENVDPALIDRKMCQSYRDTRAVADATARYELLMLSTALNWAGPAKVPHKPKIWLPEKDEYQVRYLSRDQFAKFFAAVKAPHARLYVQIGLYTMARPSAILELKWDQVDFDRRKIQLNPDGRKQTAKKRPVVPMNTILYEALLVAYAAREGVFVIECGAEPILSIKKAFQAASKRSGVKATPYTLRHTGAVWAAEAGVSMAELAQAMGHDDDRTTQKHYARFSPEHLRHVAEKIAQPRQIE; encoded by the coding sequence ATGTCGGCAGTAACCCCCTACACGGTCCAGAAATTCCGCGGAGGTTATGCCCTCGTCTGGTACGAAGGTGAAAAGCGTCATCGTCGCCAACTCGCGTCAATGGAACGATCAAGCGCCGACGCCGAGGCAAGGCAGCTCTGGGAGCGCGCCAACGACTCTCCGTGGACAGTCGGACGGGTGGTAGAAGCCTACATCGCCGATCTTGCCGATAAGCAGGCTCCATCATCACAGCGACGCAAAGACGCTTGGAAAGCGATGCGCGCCTTCTGGGAAAATGTGGACCCAGCGCTGATAGACCGCAAGATGTGTCAGTCTTATCGCGACACGCGGGCGGTCGCTGACGCCACCGCCCGGTACGAGTTGTTGATGCTGTCTACGGCGCTAAATTGGGCTGGCCCAGCCAAGGTGCCGCACAAGCCCAAGATTTGGCTCCCTGAGAAGGACGAATATCAGGTCCGCTACCTCAGCCGCGACCAGTTCGCGAAATTCTTCGCAGCGGTCAAAGCTCCCCACGCCCGTCTTTATGTTCAGATCGGCCTCTACACGATGGCTCGCCCTAGCGCGATTTTGGAGCTAAAATGGGATCAAGTCGATTTCGATCGGCGCAAGATTCAGCTCAATCCAGACGGCCGGAAGCAAACCGCAAAGAAGCGACCGGTCGTGCCGATGAACACGATCCTCTATGAGGCACTGCTTGTCGCTTACGCCGCTCGTGAGGGAGTTTTCGTGATTGAGTGTGGCGCCGAGCCGATCTTGAGCATCAAGAAAGCTTTCCAAGCCGCCAGCAAACGCAGCGGCGTAAAAGCAACTCCATATACTCTGCGGCATACAGGCGCCGTCTGGGCTGCCGAGGCGGGCGTATCAATGGCAGAGCTGGCTCAAGCTATGGGCCATGACGATGATCGAACCACCCAAAAGCACTATGCACGCTTCTCGCCAGAGCACCTAAGGCACGTTGCAGAGAAAATAGCCCAACCAAGACAAATCGAGTGA
- a CDS encoding helix-turn-helix domain-containing protein: MSFHDKLLSRKGRARVGSSVDILNPEDLSDIQNRGIPNASAIDTLVPLARPATGRVNGTGVKPAFAHKEIETMLAEAPPFSVRSLATRWDCSQGAVRNLIRAGKISHFRIGDLIRIPAEEVGRFECRQ; the protein is encoded by the coding sequence GTGAGTTTTCACGATAAGTTACTAAGCAGGAAGGGGAGGGCTAGGGTTGGATCGTCCGTCGACATCCTCAACCCAGAGGATCTGAGCGACATTCAAAATCGCGGTATTCCAAACGCCAGCGCAATCGATACCCTGGTTCCCTTGGCTCGCCCAGCAACCGGCAGAGTTAACGGAACTGGGGTGAAGCCAGCCTTCGCGCATAAAGAAATCGAGACCATGCTCGCAGAAGCGCCGCCATTTTCGGTGCGGTCGCTCGCGACGCGATGGGACTGTTCCCAAGGTGCTGTACGCAATCTGATCCGAGCGGGGAAAATCAGCCATTTCCGGATCGGCGACCTCATTCGCATCCCCGCAGAAGAAGTCGGGAGGTTCGAATGTCGGCAGTAA
- a CDS encoding AAA family ATPase encodes MSDENWTVLARRGAYNASAAAKADFVMDWAVDGLLPATGATVLFGTGSTGKTQLLLWLAMHIAARGDQKPEKWLGADVRATGKILVLSAEDLREHLFKRIGDIAWWMSDQTGWAEEQIEDVCSRIHVMPFLSMSNQEFGDLNPSLFSRGGDRGEWGPTPSLDSIEKFLDEANREAVANGRPEDRFVGVILDSAVSMAGFEMSHSEATTNFLFHLNRMSRRQGMFWAIIGHTPKDAAKKTDDPAVERLRGSAMWSTTPRTVIELRCATQNDNVEQVLVQYPQLSVRDVLFLSTAKANSMGADLRPRALMRVKEHGAFIDISEQFPGIFERNAKSFGETDRVGPRRPIDQDQTWLAIIDLVAWITESGRPGVKFSRRKLRDAFEQHQPRHDVLKYVSPEHEGKHSRTDFTLAWYLAQLREFGAISDAKAGQFVVVNLEEARTRFRSASGGPNASWAYWEDVNEEPMAAAPADQNEAGSTAGPIGGERLLPPL; translated from the coding sequence ATGAGCGATGAGAATTGGACCGTACTCGCGCGGCGAGGCGCCTACAACGCAAGCGCAGCGGCCAAAGCCGACTTCGTCATGGACTGGGCTGTCGACGGGCTTCTGCCTGCGACGGGCGCAACCGTGCTGTTCGGAACCGGCAGCACCGGGAAAACACAGCTTTTGCTGTGGCTTGCGATGCATATTGCCGCACGTGGCGATCAAAAGCCCGAAAAATGGCTCGGTGCAGATGTGAGAGCTACCGGCAAGATCTTGGTTCTCTCCGCAGAAGATCTGCGAGAACACTTGTTCAAGCGCATCGGCGATATAGCTTGGTGGATGAGTGATCAAACCGGCTGGGCCGAGGAGCAGATCGAGGACGTCTGCTCCAGAATCCATGTGATGCCATTCTTGTCGATGAGCAACCAAGAGTTCGGGGATTTGAACCCTTCCCTTTTTTCACGGGGAGGAGACAGAGGCGAATGGGGTCCCACCCCGTCGCTCGACAGCATTGAGAAATTCCTCGACGAGGCAAATCGAGAGGCTGTCGCTAACGGCCGACCAGAAGATCGCTTCGTGGGCGTCATTCTCGATTCCGCGGTTTCGATGGCCGGGTTCGAAATGTCGCATTCCGAAGCGACTACTAACTTCCTCTTCCATCTAAACCGCATGTCGCGTCGGCAGGGAATGTTCTGGGCTATCATCGGTCACACGCCGAAGGATGCGGCCAAAAAGACCGACGATCCAGCCGTGGAACGGCTGCGAGGTTCTGCCATGTGGTCAACTACGCCTCGCACAGTGATCGAACTGCGCTGCGCCACGCAAAATGACAATGTAGAACAGGTCCTGGTCCAATACCCCCAATTGAGCGTTCGTGACGTGCTGTTTCTGTCGACAGCAAAGGCCAATTCAATGGGGGCAGATTTGCGCCCGCGCGCGCTTATGCGCGTGAAGGAACATGGCGCTTTTATTGACATATCTGAACAGTTTCCAGGAATCTTCGAGCGCAACGCAAAGTCGTTTGGTGAGACGGACCGCGTTGGGCCGCGCAGGCCAATCGATCAGGATCAAACTTGGCTCGCCATTATTGACCTGGTGGCATGGATTACTGAAAGCGGTCGCCCCGGCGTGAAGTTCAGTCGGCGAAAACTGCGTGATGCGTTCGAGCAGCACCAGCCGCGTCATGATGTTTTGAAATACGTTTCTCCTGAACATGAAGGGAAGCACTCGCGGACGGACTTCACTCTGGCATGGTATTTGGCCCAACTACGAGAATTCGGTGCGATATCCGATGCCAAGGCCGGGCAATTCGTAGTCGTCAATCTCGAGGAGGCTCGCACCCGGTTCAGGTCAGCGAGCGGAGGTCCGAATGCTAGCTGGGCCTATTGGGAAGATGTCAACGAGGAGCCAATGGCCGCGGCCCCGGCGGATCAGAATGAAGCTGGTTCTACAGCTGGGCCGATTGGTGGAGAGCGTCTGCTTCCACCGCTGTGA
- a CDS encoding recombinase family protein, with the protein MSRVAYFRVSTADQLIDAQRAQMEGPFDREFADHAVSGSTMAQSRPGFSEMLRYVREGDTLYLYAVDRLGRDAIDIQTNVRELLDKGVTLHIRGLGPIGRGVGELIIAVLAQIAEMERQRIFERTQAGRAAAIRSLIAMGRTHRGKESLGRPRACNPTEVREWREENNASIAVTCRQFGISPSTVKRYCRMGKGE; encoded by the coding sequence GTGAGCCGAGTTGCGTATTTCCGCGTGTCCACCGCAGATCAGTTGATTGACGCCCAGCGCGCACAAATGGAGGGACCGTTCGATCGAGAATTCGCCGATCATGCCGTAAGCGGTTCTACAATGGCGCAAAGTCGGCCCGGCTTTTCCGAGATGCTGCGATATGTCCGTGAGGGAGACACTCTCTATCTCTATGCAGTCGATCGCCTTGGCCGCGATGCCATCGATATTCAGACGAACGTCAGAGAGCTGTTGGACAAAGGCGTCACACTTCACATTCGTGGACTGGGTCCGATCGGTCGAGGTGTCGGAGAGCTCATCATCGCGGTCCTTGCTCAGATCGCAGAAATGGAAAGACAGCGGATCTTTGAACGGACCCAAGCAGGCCGCGCCGCAGCTATCAGATCCTTGATCGCGATGGGGCGCACGCACCGCGGCAAAGAAAGCCTAGGGCGACCGCGAGCTTGCAATCCGACCGAGGTCCGCGAATGGCGTGAAGAAAACAATGCCAGCATTGCCGTCACCTGCCGGCAGTTCGGAATCTCGCCTTCGACAGTCAAACGCTACTGTCGCATGGGCAAAGGAGAGTGA
- a CDS encoding restriction endonuclease translates to MAIPDYQTLMLPVLRLAASGEQRVADAAERIADDLGLSLDEREEMLPSGRQRLLHNRIHWAKFYMSKAGLVASPKRGRFIATEAGRALLASNPARIGVNELKDYEGFREFYSGQKSVDDDAAPAAIAPSAEAGTPEEQIEAAYQAVQSALRAELLERIVQNTPAFFEQLIVDLLIAMGYGGSHKNAATQLGRSGDGGVDGVINEDRLGLDRVYVQAKRYADTTVGRPDVPAFVGSLVGHGATKGVFVTTSTFSSQAREYVKHLAQRVILIDGDRLTDLMIEYGVGVRVSRKIEFKRLDEDFFAEE, encoded by the coding sequence ATGGCCATCCCCGATTATCAGACATTGATGCTGCCGGTCCTGCGCCTCGCCGCCAGCGGCGAACAGCGCGTGGCCGATGCCGCCGAACGCATCGCCGATGATCTCGGCCTCAGTCTGGACGAACGCGAAGAAATGCTGCCCAGCGGACGGCAACGCCTGCTCCACAACCGCATCCATTGGGCAAAATTCTATATGTCCAAGGCGGGTCTTGTCGCCTCGCCGAAGCGGGGACGTTTCATCGCGACCGAAGCGGGGCGGGCGCTGTTGGCATCCAATCCCGCGCGCATCGGCGTGAACGAACTGAAGGACTATGAGGGCTTTCGCGAATTTTACAGCGGCCAGAAGTCCGTTGACGATGATGCCGCGCCCGCTGCCATCGCCCCGTCAGCCGAAGCCGGTACGCCGGAAGAGCAGATTGAAGCGGCCTATCAGGCGGTGCAATCGGCCCTCCGCGCGGAGCTGCTGGAACGCATCGTCCAGAACACTCCGGCTTTCTTCGAGCAACTGATCGTCGATCTGCTGATTGCCATGGGCTATGGCGGATCGCACAAGAACGCAGCCACCCAGCTCGGCCGTTCGGGCGACGGCGGCGTGGACGGCGTCATCAACGAGGACAGGCTGGGGCTCGACCGGGTCTATGTGCAGGCCAAACGCTATGCCGACACTACGGTCGGTCGCCCCGATGTGCCGGCCTTCGTCGGTAGCTTGGTCGGCCATGGCGCCACCAAGGGCGTGTTCGTCACCACCTCCACCTTCAGCAGCCAGGCGCGCGAGTACGTCAAGCACCTCGCCCAGCGCGTCATCCTGATCGACGGGGACCGTCTGACCGACCTGATGATCGAATATGGCGTCGGCGTCCGCGTCAGCCGCAAGATCGAGTTCAAGCGGCTAGACGAGGATTTCTTCGCGGAAGAGTGA
- a CDS encoding restriction endonuclease subunit S, producing MNGLPQGWATISLAEAVEPDAPIIYGILQPGPDQKEGVPYVRPTEIVNDAIQLTELRRTTPEIAKRYSRSSLDAGDVLLSIVGTIGKVATVPEDLAGGNITQSSCRVRARRALTSTAFMAHFLRSPSARRQFDEARLGTAVPRLNLEDVRAMELPVSPLPEQRRIVAKIDSLTGKSKRARDHLDHIPRLVEKYKQAILAAAFRGDLTRGMEHNGIAAQGGDRIDARASQLDELPIGWAWASIGGVGQVTGGLTKNAARKSLPKQVPYLRVANVYANQLRLADIAHVGCTEAEYQRTLLRAGDLLVVEGNGSIDQIGRVAVWNDEVPGCSHQNHLIRVSLDRAVLPEFALYWLMSPGGRAAIEAVASSSSGLHTLSISKVKGLPIPICSEAEQTELVRRIKSAFAWVERLSSDASSSRKLIDRLDQSVLAKAFKGELVPQDPADEPASALLDRIRSERATAPKAKRGRKKAA from the coding sequence ATGAATGGATTGCCGCAAGGTTGGGCTACCATCTCTCTCGCTGAAGCGGTTGAGCCCGATGCCCCTATTATTTACGGAATTCTTCAGCCCGGCCCTGACCAGAAAGAGGGTGTTCCTTATGTTCGACCCACTGAAATCGTAAACGATGCCATTCAACTGACAGAGTTGCGACGCACCACTCCCGAGATTGCAAAGCGATATAGCCGATCATCACTTGATGCCGGGGACGTTTTACTCTCGATTGTGGGCACGATCGGAAAAGTAGCTACGGTTCCTGAAGATTTGGCTGGCGGGAACATTACTCAATCGTCGTGTCGTGTTCGCGCTAGGCGTGCCCTGACGTCTACGGCGTTCATGGCCCATTTCTTGCGGTCGCCATCGGCTCGGAGGCAATTCGACGAAGCGCGGTTAGGAACTGCGGTACCGAGACTCAATCTGGAAGACGTTCGTGCGATGGAGTTGCCTGTCTCGCCACTTCCCGAACAGCGGAGGATTGTGGCGAAGATCGACAGCCTCACCGGCAAATCCAAACGCGCCCGCGACCATCTCGACCACATTCCCCGCCTCGTCGAGAAATACAAACAGGCCATCCTCGCCGCCGCCTTCCGGGGTGATTTGACGCGAGGCATGGAACATAATGGAATCGCAGCTCAAGGTGGCGATCGGATCGACGCCCGTGCATCACAGTTAGATGAGCTACCGATTGGGTGGGCGTGGGCATCCATCGGAGGAGTAGGCCAGGTTACTGGCGGCCTCACAAAAAACGCAGCTCGGAAATCCTTGCCGAAGCAGGTGCCGTATCTGCGGGTTGCCAATGTGTACGCCAATCAACTCAGGCTTGCCGACATAGCCCATGTTGGATGCACGGAGGCCGAATATCAGCGCACCTTACTTCGGGCGGGCGATCTCCTCGTTGTCGAAGGCAATGGCAGCATCGATCAGATAGGCCGAGTAGCCGTTTGGAATGATGAAGTGCCTGGCTGCTCGCATCAGAATCATTTGATCCGTGTGAGTTTAGACCGCGCCGTTTTGCCCGAATTTGCGCTGTACTGGCTGATGTCGCCGGGAGGGCGAGCTGCGATTGAAGCCGTCGCATCGTCTAGTTCTGGCTTGCACACATTGAGTATTTCCAAAGTCAAAGGTTTGCCGATCCCTATTTGTTCGGAGGCCGAGCAAACGGAACTCGTTCGTCGCATAAAATCTGCCTTTGCCTGGGTCGAACGCCTTTCGTCTGATGCGTCCAGCAGCCGCAAGCTGATTGACCGACTTGATCAATCCGTGCTCGCGAAGGCTTTCAAAGGCGAACTAGTGCCACAAGACCCCGCCGACGAACCCGCCAGCGCCTTGCTCGATCGCATCCGATCAGAACGCGCTACCGCGCCAAAGGCCAAGCGCGGCCGCAAGAAGGCTGCCTGA
- a CDS encoding class I SAM-dependent DNA methyltransferase produces MSTTTDIVAKLWGLCNVLRDDGVTYNEYVTELTYLLFLKMLEETGKEEQLPEGWRWGLLAKREGMDQLDYYKAMLLELGKAKDALVGAIFIDAQTRLRKPTNLKALTSNIDQLDWFSAREEGLGNLYEGLLEKNAADKKSGAGQYFTPRPLIDCIVRLMQPQPGEVIQDPAGGTAGFLVAADRYIKDHTDDLYTLTEQQAFFQRHNAFSGAELVPDTHRLSMMNLLLHGIEGGMENIDTLSPDGEALPKANLILTNPPFGTKKGGGRPTRSDFSITADTSNKQLAFVEHIVRALAPGGRAAVVIPDNVLFEDNTGRRLRTWLMDLCDLHTILRLPTGIFYAQGVKTNVLFFRRGKSDKGNTKAVWVYDMRANAPAYGKTRPLSVADFADFEAAYGADANGGAARQDQGEDSRWRKFDRAAITDRNDNLDISWLRDTEAEAEEALTEPEDIAAAIIGHLKAALEEIEVLSDELEPDSVDEAAAVAGAAA; encoded by the coding sequence ATGAGTACCACCACCGATATCGTCGCCAAGCTCTGGGGCCTGTGCAACGTCCTGCGCGACGATGGCGTCACCTATAACGAATATGTGACGGAGCTGACCTACCTGCTGTTCCTCAAGATGCTGGAGGAAACCGGCAAGGAAGAGCAGCTGCCGGAAGGGTGGCGCTGGGGCCTGCTCGCCAAACGCGAAGGCATGGATCAGCTCGATTATTACAAGGCGATGCTGCTCGAACTCGGCAAGGCGAAGGACGCGCTGGTCGGCGCCATTTTCATCGACGCACAGACCCGCCTGCGCAAGCCGACCAACCTCAAGGCGCTAACCTCCAACATCGATCAGCTCGACTGGTTCTCCGCCCGCGAAGAGGGGCTGGGCAACCTTTATGAAGGCCTGTTGGAAAAGAACGCTGCCGACAAGAAATCCGGTGCCGGGCAATATTTCACGCCGCGCCCGCTGATTGACTGCATCGTGCGCTTGATGCAGCCGCAGCCGGGGGAAGTAATCCAGGACCCAGCAGGGGGAACGGCCGGTTTCCTCGTCGCCGCCGATCGCTACATCAAGGATCATACGGATGATCTCTACACGCTGACGGAGCAGCAGGCCTTCTTCCAGCGGCACAACGCCTTTTCCGGCGCGGAGCTGGTGCCGGACACCCATCGCCTGAGCATGATGAACCTGCTGCTGCACGGCATCGAAGGCGGCATGGAGAATATCGATACCCTCTCCCCCGATGGTGAGGCGCTGCCCAAAGCCAATCTGATCCTGACCAATCCACCCTTCGGCACCAAGAAGGGCGGCGGGCGTCCGACCCGATCCGACTTCTCGATCACGGCGGACACGTCGAACAAGCAGCTTGCCTTCGTCGAACATATCGTGCGCGCACTGGCTCCCGGTGGCCGCGCTGCCGTGGTGATTCCCGATAACGTGCTGTTCGAGGATAATACGGGCCGCCGCCTGCGCACATGGCTGATGGACCTGTGCGACCTGCACACCATCCTGCGCCTGCCGACCGGCATTTTCTATGCGCAGGGCGTCAAGACCAACGTGCTGTTCTTCCGGCGCGGCAAGAGCGACAAGGGCAATACGAAGGCAGTCTGGGTCTATGACATGCGGGCGAATGCGCCTGCCTATGGCAAGACCCGCCCGCTGTCGGTTGCCGACTTTGCGGATTTTGAAGCCGCTTATGGTGCAGACGCCAATGGCGGCGCTGCGAGGCAGGATCAGGGAGAGGACAGCCGCTGGCGGAAGTTCGATCGGGCTGCCATCACCGATCGCAATGACAACCTCGACATAAGCTGGCTTCGCGACACTGAAGCGGAGGCCGAAGAGGCGCTGACCGAACCGGAGGATATTGCTGCCGCCATCATCGGCCATCTGAAGGCGGCGCTGGAAGAAATTGAAGTGCTGTCGGACGAGTTGGAGCCGGATAGCGTTGACGAAGCTGCTGCCGTCGCGGGAGCAGCGGCATGA
- the hsdR gene encoding type I restriction-modification system endonuclease, whose product MESLNFGFLEAHDKQLVTLGGLAERYFSSDPSTAIVKLRQFAELMAKMVAAHHAVYRDERETFEETLRRLSYDRLIPKEASDIFHALRKAGNSAVHEAKGNHSTALTALKFAWSLGVWFHRTYGRAANFQSGAFVPPRQPVDATVALRAEIEKLRQKVAETEGDAARARLEAEEQAHAREAIEERLAREAEERAAWEKVAQDIDAEKAAVTSKLVDLQAEAETVPRAEAAQLVERGEKAAVKIDLDEAETRALIDQQLRDRGWEVDTRDLRYGNGVRPAKGHNLAIAEWPTSNGPADYALFVGTTLIGVVEAKRRRKNVSAAIDQAERYSTGIRDSADFSYAGGPWGEHKVPFVFSANGRSYLKQIETESGIWFRDTRRAENHRRALVDWPTPEGLTGQLEVDQDAADAALKAQPFEFGFPLRHYQESAIRSVEAALSAEQRAVLVAMATGTGKTKLAIAMLYRLLSAKRFRRICFVVDRSALGDQTEGEFSTTKVVSGKTFAEIFGLKGLGDVTPDVETKVHICTIQGLVKRVLFAADGASVPPVDQYDLMVIDECHRGYLLDREMSDAELSFRGQDDYISKYRRVLDYFDAVKIGLTATPALHTTDIFGDPVFTYSYREAVVDGFLIDHEPPIRIETALARAGIKFEKDEELELLNTRTGEVDLAHAPDEIRFEVEAFNRQVITPEFNRVVAEELARHIDPALPGKTLIFAATDAHADMVVSAIKAAFAEQYGEIDDAAVKKITGSVDKVKNWIRSFRNDANPQIVVTVDLLTTGIDVPKITNLVFLRRVNSRILYEQMIGRATRQCPEIGKEVFRIFDAVDLYPHLQNMTDMKPVVVNPSISFAQLVREMTEAQNDGQREAIREQLAVKLRRRIKKLTDEARQQFEAAAGETPEAMLQRVMSGDSPGLAAWLKDRAAIGAILDWQADGDNPGFVPISKHADHVVDVSRGYGSGAKPEDFLDSFAAFVRDNINTIAALKLVVQRPRDLTRADLKELRLALDSKGFSDANLRRAWADARNEEIAASVIGFVRQAALGDALIPYEDRVRGAMRAIMASRAWTDPQKRWLKRIGEQIEKEIVVDCAAIDKEPFIADGGFNRLNKVFGGELESILAGINEELWKKTA is encoded by the coding sequence GTGGAATCGCTGAATTTCGGCTTCCTTGAGGCCCATGATAAGCAGCTGGTGACGTTGGGAGGGCTGGCGGAACGCTATTTCTCAAGCGATCCGTCAACCGCCATCGTCAAGCTTCGCCAGTTCGCTGAATTGATGGCGAAGATGGTCGCAGCGCATCACGCCGTTTATCGTGATGAGCGCGAGACATTCGAAGAAACGCTGCGCCGCCTGTCATATGATCGCCTGATCCCCAAGGAAGCCAGCGATATCTTTCATGCCCTGCGGAAAGCGGGCAACAGCGCCGTGCATGAAGCGAAGGGCAATCATTCCACAGCCCTGACGGCACTGAAATTCGCTTGGTCACTCGGCGTCTGGTTTCATCGAACCTATGGCCGGGCTGCTAACTTCCAGTCCGGCGCATTCGTGCCGCCGCGCCAACCCGTTGATGCAACCGTTGCCCTGCGCGCAGAGATTGAAAAGCTCCGGCAGAAGGTGGCAGAAACTGAAGGCGATGCAGCCCGCGCTCGCCTGGAAGCTGAGGAACAAGCCCACGCTCGCGAGGCCATAGAAGAGCGATTGGCGCGGGAGGCCGAGGAGCGAGCCGCCTGGGAGAAGGTCGCCCAGGACATTGACGCTGAGAAGGCCGCAGTCACGAGCAAGCTCGTCGACCTTCAAGCCGAAGCGGAAACTGTACCGCGCGCTGAGGCTGCTCAATTGGTCGAGCGCGGTGAAAAGGCTGCGGTTAAGATCGACCTCGACGAAGCGGAAACCCGTGCCCTCATCGACCAGCAATTGCGCGATCGTGGCTGGGAGGTTGATACCCGCGACCTTCGATACGGCAACGGTGTTCGACCTGCAAAAGGTCATAATCTCGCCATCGCTGAGTGGCCTACTTCAAATGGCCCCGCCGATTATGCCCTGTTCGTTGGCACAACTCTGATCGGCGTTGTGGAGGCGAAGCGGCGGCGGAAGAATGTGTCAGCCGCGATCGACCAGGCTGAACGCTATTCGACCGGCATCAGGGACAGCGCCGATTTCAGCTATGCCGGTGGGCCATGGGGCGAGCACAAGGTGCCATTCGTGTTCAGCGCGAATGGCCGGTCCTATCTCAAGCAGATTGAGACCGAGAGCGGCATCTGGTTCCGCGATACCCGTCGCGCAGAAAACCATCGTCGCGCGTTGGTGGACTGGCCGACGCCGGAAGGCCTTACCGGGCAGCTTGAGGTCGATCAGGACGCAGCGGATGCCGCACTTAAGGCGCAGCCGTTCGAATTCGGTTTCCCGCTTCGGCATTATCAGGAAAGCGCGATCCGCTCGGTCGAGGCGGCATTGTCGGCTGAGCAGCGCGCCGTCCTGGTCGCGATGGCGACCGGCACCGGCAAGACCAAGCTCGCTATCGCGATGTTGTACCGCTTGCTGTCGGCCAAACGGTTCCGGCGGATCTGCTTCGTTGTCGATCGCAGTGCGTTGGGCGACCAGACAGAGGGCGAATTTTCGACCACCAAGGTCGTGTCCGGTAAGACATTCGCCGAAATCTTCGGCCTCAAGGGGTTGGGAGACGTTACCCCGGACGTGGAAACCAAAGTCCACATCTGCACGATTCAGGGGCTAGTGAAGCGAGTCCTGTTCGCTGCCGATGGCGCATCCGTGCCGCCCGTTGACCAATATGACCTGATGGTGATCGACGAATGCCATCGCGGCTATCTGCTCGACCGGGAAATGTCCGATGCAGAATTGAGCTTCCGGGGGCAGGACGATTATATCTCGAAATATCGGCGCGTACTGGACTATTTCGACGCGGTGAAGATCGGCCTGACGGCCACGCCTGCGCTCCATACCACCGACATTTTCGGCGATCCGGTCTTCACATATTCCTATCGCGAAGCGGTGGTCGATGGCTTCCTGATCGACCATGAGCCGCCGATCCGTATCGAAACCGCGTTGGCGCGGGCTGGCATCAAGTTCGAGAAAGATGAGGAGCTTGAACTGCTCAACACCCGGACCGGCGAAGTCGATCTGGCCCACGCACCGGACGAAATCCGTTTCGAGGTCGAGGCATTCAACCGGCAGGTCATCACACCTGAGTTCAACCGTGTCGTGGCGGAGGAACTGGCACGGCACATTGACCCCGCGCTACCGGGCAAGACGCTGATCTTTGCCGCGACCGATGCCCATGCGGATATGGTGGTGAGCGCCATCAAGGCCGCTTTCGCCGAGCAATATGGGGAGATTGACGACGCAGCCGTGAAGAAAATCACGGGCAGCGTAGACAAGGTGAAGAACTGGATTCGCTCGTTTCGCAACGATGCCAACCCCCAAATCGTCGTCACCGTCGACCTGCTCACCACCGGCATCGATGTGCCAAAGATCACCAACCTCGTGTTCCTGCGCCGGGTGAACAGCCGCATCCTGTATGAACAGATGATCGGCCGTGCGACCCGTCAGTGCCCGGAAATAGGCAAGGAGGTTTTCCGGATTTTCGATGCCGTCGATCTCTATCCTCACCTCCAGAACATGACCGATATGAAGCCGGTTGTGGTCAACCCCTCGATCAGCTTCGCCCAGCTTGTCCGCGAAATGACGGAAGCGCAGAACGATGGGCAGCGGGAGGCCATCCGCGAACAGCTGGCCGTCAAGCTGCGCCGCCGGATCAAAAAGCTGACCGATGAGGCTAGGCAGCAGTTCGAGGCCGCAGCGGGCGAAACGCCGGAGGCCATGTTGCAGCGGGTCATGTCCGGTGATTCGCCGGGGCTTGCCGCCTGGCTGAAGGATCGCGCCGCGATCGGTGCCATCCTCGATTGGCAGGCTGATGGGGACAATCCCGGCTTTGTCCCGATTTCCAAGCACGCGGATCATGTCGTCGATGTGTCGCGTGGCTATGGTAGCGGCGCGAAGCCTGAGGATTTTCTGGACAGCTTTGCCGCCTTCGTGCGCGACAATATCAACACCATCGCCGCGCTGAAGCTCGTCGTGCAGCGTCCCCGCGATCTGACCCGCGCGGATCTCAAGGAACTGCGCCTGGCTTTGGACTCCAAGGGTTTCTCAGACGCCAATCTGCGTCGCGCCTGGGCTGATGCACGCAATGAGGAAATCGCTGCTTCGGTCATCGGCTTCGTCCGTCAGGCCGCGCTGGGCGATGCCCTTATCCCCTATGAAGACCGCGTGCGGGGCGCGATGCGCGCTATCATGGCAAGCCGTGCATGGACTGACCCGCAGAAACGCTGGCTCAAGCGGATCGGTGAGCAGATTGAAAAAGAAATCGTGGTGGACTGCGCCGCCATCGACAAGGAGCCGTTCATCGCCGATGGGGGCTTCAATCGCCTGAACAAGGTGTTCGGCGGGGAATTGGAAAGCATCCTCGCTGGCATCAACGAAGAATTGTGGAAGAAGACCGCGTAA